The following coding sequences lie in one Eleginops maclovinus isolate JMC-PN-2008 ecotype Puerto Natales chromosome 21, JC_Emac_rtc_rv5, whole genome shotgun sequence genomic window:
- the spice1 gene encoding spindle and centriole-associated protein 1 gives MSFMRGGRPQQHSKGKRPVRPPKKAAPTKRDWVSTVNDLSVHKLSPAELSHRHEIHKSHNKAAAQWELREKALQRRLRHVGSPAPLDSASLNIIREVFSDQLLLQDVLARSDRAMAVVKDLFGDAPRRQTGHPSVTRAPNCGSDSGLPVLQRPDPPTQLSVLSQSMMDQQALNELEASEEDYSDEDTGRTSRSEYHVIKRANVRKIKAESRGRGIQRQKANRPNSEQAVRDKAPVTPCTSDRAPGHAALNATVAVQRFRSRQSQSEEAMEEPSVLVSQVLNPEPLNQSGRISSRPSRNRKCVFQSSQLEGSSVDSLSGDQSSLGLLQAMLGQVEADLDTLSPDTAPPSAQSQNPHRTQGLTGFSVALVSTLGRLAHLLKQREEEADGDARERRRLEEELKEQRGLIDALTAETMTLREEAAALQAGLQQRTEELEQKLDTVVLVMGGLGLLEAHVDPPQDPHVIGSSLTACQSALVAERDPPQPPASAFPAVLLSSPQQRDNWRQIPATLPNPMHRDLPPVDILRSREDAPSHCSASSHSSLPLSSLPLASLPSSSSLSLTSDHLSSQLSPEAMLAEIAQLSRQNDLIKAQLSQAKGPRSGSGGSPNSSIEQRRLSSSSTGRVTPQSVGERGTSGSGSKGRRSQTVQAADREQLTNQATPPSPPPVSTLEQRLLELNRQSAAARGRLLELIDKQKQSVAARVSPSHSPVPPSAFSPHSADGGGSPEGSMLLQRGGVERRSAGSEVSSHSLGGESKHSQTQMEKRREREGWFSLSAHVT, from the exons ATGTCGTTTATGAGAGGTGGGCGtccacaacaacacagcaaAGGAAAAAGGCCTGTTCGCCCCCCCAAGAAGGCAGCACCTACAAAGAGAGACTGGGTG AGCACTGTCAATGACCTGTCCGTGCACAAGCTGTCACCTGCAGAGCTG AGCCATCGCCATGAGATCCACAAGTCCCACAACAAGGCAGCGGCTCAGTGGGAGCTGAGAGAGAAAGCCCTACAGAGGCGCCTCAGACACGTGGGGAGCCCTGCACCGCTCGACAGCGCCAGCCTCAACATCAtcagggag GTGTTCTCTGACCAGCTGCTGCTTCAGGATGTGCTGGCTCGCTCTGACAGAGCCATGGCTGTGGTCAAAGACTTATTTGGAGATGCTCCACGCAGGCAGACTG GTCATCCCAGTGTGACGAGGGCTCCAAACTGCGGATCTGACTCAGGACTTCCTGTACTTCAAAGACCAGATCCTCCGACTCAGCTGTCCGTGCTCAGCCAGTCTATGATGGACCAACAG GCTCTTAATGAACTAGAAGCTTCAGAGGAAGACTACAGCGATGAAGATACAGGTCGTACTTCCCGATCAGAATATCATGTAATCAAAAG GGCCAATGTACGAAAAATAAAGGCAGAGTCTCGGGGTAGAGGGATACAGCGACAAAAAGCCAATCGTCCCAACTCTGAGCAGGCAGTCAGGGATAAAGCTCCTGTAACCCCCTGCACGTCAGACAGAGCTCCAGGACATGCAG CTCTCAATGCCACGGTGGCTGTTCAGCGCTTTAGATCCAGACAGAGCCAGTCAGAGGAAGCCATGGAGGAGCCGTCAGTCCTGGTTTCTCAGGTCTTGAACCCTGAGCCTCTAAACCAGTCAG GCAGGATCAGTAGTCGCCCcagcaggaacaggaagtgtgtttttcagagtTCACAGCTGGAAGGTTCCTCTGTGGACTCCCTCAGTGGGGACCAGTCCAGCCTTGGTCTGCTGCAGGCCATGCTGGGTCAGGTGGAGGCGGACCTGGATACTCTGAGTCCTGACACTGCACCACCTTCAGCACAGAGTCAGAATCCTCACAGAACACAAGGCCTCACTGGGTTCTCCGTTGCCTTGGTCTCCACCCTGGGACGATTGGCGCACCTCCTCAAACAG AGGGAAGAGGAAGCTGATGGAGATGCTCGGGAGAGAAGAAGGCTAGAGGAGGAGTTGAAGGAGCAGCGTGGGCTGATCGATGCTCTCACTGCGGAGACGATGACTCTGAGAGAGGAGGCCGCTGCCCTGCAG GCCGGGCTGCAGCAGCGCACAGAAGAGCTGGAGCAGAAGTTGGACACAGTGGTGCTGGTGATGGGGGGACTCGGTCTACTGGAAGCTCACGTTGACCCCCCGCAAGACCCTCATGTTATAGGTTCGTCTTTAACAGCTTGTCAATCCGCACTCGTTGCTGAGCGAGATCCTCCACAACCACCAGCCTCAGCTTTTCCAGCTGTCCTACTCTCCTCCCCTCAACAGAGAGACAACTGGCGACAAATTCCTG CGACACTTCCCAATCCAATGCACCGGGATCTTCCTCCTGTAGATATCCTACGTTCCCGAGAGGACGCTCCCTCCCACTGCTCTGCCTCCAGCCACTCCAGCCTTCCTCTCTCCAGCCTTCCTCTCGCCAGCTtaccctcttcttcctcactaTCGCTGACCTCAGACCACCTCAGCTCACAGCTCTCACCTGAAGCCATGCTGGCTGAGATCGCTCAGCTGAGCAGGCAGAACGACCTGATTAAGGCCCAGCTCAGCCAGGCTAAGGGCCCCAGGTCAGGGTCTGGAGGATCTCCTAACAGCAGCATAGAGCAGAGGAGGCTGAGCTCCAGCAGCACGGGGAGGGTCACACCACAGAGTGTCGGAGAGAGGGGGACGTCAGGGTCAGGCAGCAAAGGGAGGAGGAGTCAAACTGTCCAGGCAGCTGATCGAGAGCAACTGACCAATCAG GCAACACCACCAAGCCCCCCCCCTGTGAGCACATTGGAGCAGCGCCTCCTGGAGCTGAACAGACAGAGTGCAGCAGCGCGGGGCCGACTGCTGGAACTCATCGACAAACAGAAGCAGAGTGTTGCAGCCAGAGTTTCCCCCTCTCACTCCCCTGTCCCTCCCTCAGCCTTCAGCCCACATTCAGCAG ATGGAGGGGGGAGTCCAGAGGGCTCCatgctgctgcagaggggaggTGTGGAGAGACG ATCTGCTGGCTCTGAAGTGTCTTCTCACAGTCTTGGAGGAGAATCAAAACACAGCCAAAcacag ATGGAGAAACGTAGAGAGAGGGAGGGCTGGTTTTCTCTGTCCGCTCATGTGACATGA
- the LOC134883807 gene encoding protein shisa-2: MRRGSFPMSVTAIVTLLLVIIDVKASGEYCHGWHDNQGAWKEGFQCPEKIDGQDAIICCGKCELRYCCSSTEARLDQGSCDNDRQAVAPGPGNKEDKDNGAVPIYVPFLIVGSVFVAFILVGSVVAVCCCRCLRPKQELSSGGASGGGSGGGRLLETIPMMSSAGTSRGSSSRQSSTATSSSSSAPPAAPRNVPPPLMRAQASCCLPPDASVFVNMPTNFSVLNCQQATQIMPHQGQFLHPQYIGYAHPAATFMDPTQGGYRPLQSPCPPPNMGCSVNSEQKYPAVTV; the protein is encoded by the exons ATGAGGAGAGGCAGTTTCCCGATGTCTGTCACCGCGATTGTGACCCTACTCCTGGTTATTATCGACGTGAAAGCCAGCGGGGAGTATTGCCACGGCTGGCACGACAACCAGGGCGCGTGGAAGGAAGGGTTCCAGTGTCCAGAGAAGATCGATGGACAGGATGCCATCATCTGCTGCGGGAAATGTGAGCTTCGCTACTGCTGCTCCAGCACCGAGGCGCGGCTGGATCAGGGGAGCTGTGACAACGACCGGCAGGCTGTGGCGCCCGGGCCCGGGAATAAAGAGGACAAGGACAACGGTGCAG TGCCCATCTATGTGCCCTTCCTGATCGTGGGCTCCGTGTTCGTGGCGTTCATCCTGGTGGGCTCCGTGGTGGCCGTGTGCTGCTGCCGCTGCCTCCGCCCCAAACAGGAACTCTCCTCAGGGGGGGCGTCAGGAGGAGGGTCCGGCGGGGGTCGCCTCCTGGAAACCATCCCTATGATGTCCAGCGCCGGGACCTCCAGGGGTTCCTCGTCCCGTCAGTCCAGcacagccacctcctccagctcctctgcTCCGCCCGCCGCCCCCCGCAAcgtcccccctcctctcatgCGGGCCCAGGCCTCCTGCTGCCTCCCCCCGGACGCCAGCGTCTTCGTCAACATGCCCACCAACTTCTCCGTGCTCAACTGCCAGCAGGCCACGCAGATCATGCCCCACCAGGGACAGTTTCTGCACCCGCAGTACATCGGGTACGCCCACCCGGCCGCCACCTTCATGGACCCCACTCAGGGGGGGTACAGACCCCTGCAGTCCCCCTGCCCTCCTCCCAACATGGGGTGCAGTGTCAACAGTGAGCAGAAATACCCTGCAGTGACTGTGTGA